A portion of the Mycobacterium paraseoulense genome contains these proteins:
- a CDS encoding Mut7-C RNAse domain-containing protein, translating to MNEPTGHVEVRVYAELNDFLSSQTRGTTVRRPFRPHQTVKDVLEAMGVPHTEVDLIVVNGYPRDFAYRPDFGDRIAAYPVFEALDVGATARLRPVPLRDPRFVVDVNLGRLAWLLRLLGFDVWWSNDADDKTLADISAEGHRILLTRDRGLLKRRAVTRGLFVRSGDPEEQALDVLRRLDLGERLAPLTRCVRCNGALTRVAKQEVIDQLEPLTRQYHDEFSRCAECGRVYWPGSHHEKLVRLVDRLRDQLG from the coding sequence GTGAACGAGCCGACCGGTCACGTCGAAGTTCGGGTGTACGCCGAGCTCAACGACTTCCTGTCTTCCCAGACGCGCGGGACGACGGTGCGCCGACCGTTCCGGCCGCATCAGACCGTCAAGGACGTCCTGGAGGCGATGGGTGTCCCGCACACCGAGGTCGACCTCATCGTGGTGAACGGGTACCCGCGTGACTTCGCCTACCGCCCGGACTTCGGCGACCGCATCGCGGCCTACCCGGTGTTCGAGGCGCTCGACGTCGGGGCGACCGCCCGGCTGCGGCCGGTGCCGTTGCGCGATCCGCGGTTCGTCGTCGACGTCAACCTGGGCAGGCTGGCCTGGCTGCTTCGCCTGCTCGGGTTCGACGTGTGGTGGTCGAACGACGCCGACGACAAGACGCTGGCCGACATCAGCGCCGAGGGGCACCGGATCCTGTTGACCCGCGATCGCGGCCTGTTGAAGCGGCGCGCCGTCACCCGCGGCCTGTTCGTTAGGTCCGGCGACCCCGAAGAGCAGGCGCTCGACGTGCTGCGGCGGCTGGACCTGGGAGAGCGGCTGGCGCCGCTCACCCGCTGTGTGCGCTGCAACGGCGCGTTGACCCGGGTCGCCAAGCAGGAGGTGATCGACCAGTTGGAGCCGCTGACGCGCCAGTACCACGACGAGTTCAGCCGGTGCGCGGAATGCGGGCGGGTTTACTGGCCCGGGTCGCATCACGAGAAATTGGTCCGGCTCGTCGACAGGCTTCGTGACCAGCTCGGATGA
- a CDS encoding galactokinase: MTIRYAAPGRINLIGEHTDYNLGFALPIALPQRTVVTFTPDRGEAITVVSDHADGPVRIPLGTAPGGVAGWAAYVAGVMWALRQAGHPVPGGAMHVTSDVPIGSGLSSSAALECAVLGAIATAAGARVDPREQARLAQRAENDYVGAPTGLLDQLAALFGRPATALLIDFRDLTVAPVAFDPDAAGVALLLIDSRARHSHAGGDYAARRASCERAAADLGASSLREVQDRGPSAVAAVRDPVDARRARHVLSENQRVIDCVAALQRSDFAGAGRIFTASHASMRNDFGITTGHIDLIADTAVRAGALGARMTGGGFGGCVIALVPADRADAVGEAVRSAVAAAGLEPPVITRTRAAAGAGPG, encoded by the coding sequence ATGACGATCCGGTACGCCGCGCCGGGCCGGATCAACCTGATCGGCGAGCACACCGACTACAACCTGGGGTTCGCGCTGCCGATCGCGTTGCCGCAGCGCACGGTGGTGACGTTCACGCCGGACCGTGGCGAGGCGATCACCGTGGTCAGCGACCACGCGGACGGGCCGGTGCGCATCCCGCTCGGCACCGCCCCCGGCGGGGTGGCCGGCTGGGCCGCCTACGTGGCCGGGGTGATGTGGGCGCTGCGCCAGGCCGGTCACCCGGTGCCCGGCGGCGCGATGCACGTCACCAGCGACGTCCCGATAGGGTCGGGCCTGTCCTCGTCGGCCGCGCTGGAGTGCGCGGTCCTGGGCGCGATCGCGACGGCCGCCGGTGCGCGCGTCGACCCCCGGGAACAGGCGCGGCTCGCCCAGCGCGCCGAGAACGACTACGTCGGCGCCCCAACGGGTTTGCTCGACCAGCTGGCCGCACTATTCGGCCGGCCGGCGACCGCGTTGCTGATCGACTTTCGCGATCTCACGGTCGCGCCGGTGGCCTTCGACCCCGACGCCGCCGGTGTCGCGCTGTTGCTGATCGACTCCCGCGCCCGGCACAGCCACGCCGGCGGCGACTATGCCGCACGCCGCGCGTCGTGCGAGCGGGCGGCCGCGGATCTCGGTGCGTCCTCGCTGCGCGAGGTCCAGGACCGCGGGCCGTCCGCCGTCGCCGCGGTGCGCGACCCGGTCGACGCCCGCCGGGCCCGCCACGTGCTGAGCGAGAACCAGCGGGTGATCGATTGTGTTGCGGCGCTGCAGCGTTCGGACTTCGCCGGGGCCGGGCGGATCTTCACCGCCTCGCACGCGTCCATGCGCAACGATTTCGGAATCACCACGGGGCACATCGACCTGATCGCCGACACCGCGGTACGCGCGGGCGCGCTGGGTGCCCGCATGACCGGTGGGGGGTTCGGGGGCTGCGTGATCGCGCTGGTGCCGGCCGACCGCGCCGACGCGGTCGGCGAGGCGGTGCGAAGCGCCGTGGCCGCCGCCGGTCTCGAGCCGCCGGTCATCACCCGCACCCGCGCCGCCGCCGGCGCGGGGCCCGGGTGA
- the galT gene encoding galactose-1-phosphate uridylyltransferase — translation MTAPTRAKLADGRDLLFFALPGHRPAPVEDRRPLPAPGGQQTELRFDQTTGQWVIVAALRQDRTYKPPADQCPLCPGPTGLTSEVPAPDYDVVVFENRFPSLAGSGPALAPAGDGFVSAPGQGRCEVICFSSDHTGSFAGLEPAHARLVIEAWRHRTGDLMAAPGIEQVFCFENRGEEIGVTLTHPHGQIYGYPYLTPRTAAMLDRARRHRTRHGTNLFGDLLAGEVADGSRIVARDDLFTAFVPFAARWPVEVHIYPNRFVRNIVDLDEDELDGFARAYLDVLRRFDRMYASPLPYISALHQYTDAEAQADGYFHVELMSIRRSATKLKYLAASESAMDAFISDVTPESVARRLRDLG, via the coding sequence GTGACAGCGCCGACGCGGGCGAAGCTGGCCGACGGCCGTGACCTGCTGTTCTTCGCGCTGCCCGGCCATCGCCCGGCGCCGGTCGAGGATCGCAGGCCGCTGCCGGCGCCCGGCGGGCAGCAGACCGAGCTCCGGTTCGACCAGACCACGGGGCAGTGGGTGATCGTCGCGGCGCTGCGCCAAGACCGCACCTACAAGCCGCCCGCCGACCAGTGCCCGCTGTGCCCGGGCCCGACGGGGCTGACCAGCGAGGTGCCCGCCCCCGACTACGACGTCGTCGTCTTCGAGAACCGGTTCCCCAGCCTGGCCGGCTCCGGGCCGGCGCTTGCGCCCGCCGGTGACGGCTTCGTGTCCGCCCCGGGGCAGGGCCGCTGCGAGGTGATCTGCTTCTCCAGCGACCACACCGGCTCGTTCGCGGGGCTGGAACCGGCGCACGCCCGGCTGGTCATCGAGGCATGGCGGCACCGCACCGGCGACCTGATGGCCGCGCCGGGGATCGAGCAGGTCTTCTGTTTCGAGAACCGCGGCGAGGAGATCGGGGTGACGCTGACCCACCCGCACGGGCAGATCTACGGCTATCCGTACCTGACGCCGCGCACCGCCGCCATGCTGGACCGGGCGCGCCGGCACCGGACACGCCACGGCACCAACCTCTTCGGCGACCTGCTGGCCGGCGAAGTCGCCGACGGCAGCCGGATCGTCGCGCGCGACGACCTGTTCACCGCGTTCGTGCCGTTCGCCGCGCGCTGGCCGGTCGAGGTGCACATCTACCCGAACAGGTTTGTGCGCAACATCGTCGACCTCGACGAGGACGAACTGGACGGGTTCGCGCGGGCCTACCTCGACGTGCTGCGGAGGTTCGACCGGATGTATGCCTCACCGCTGCCGTACATTTCGGCACTGCACCAGTACACCGACGCCGAAGCCCAGGCCGACGGCTACTTCCACGTCGAGCTGATGTCGATCCGGCGCAGCGCCACCAAGCTCAAGTATCTGGCGGCCTCCGAGTCTGCGATGGACGCATTCATCAGCGATGTCACGCCCGAGAGCGTGGCGCGGCGGCTCAGGGATCTGGGATGA